Below is a window of Rhodamnia argentea isolate NSW1041297 chromosome 11, ASM2092103v1, whole genome shotgun sequence DNA.
TTAGTTTGATTTTTCGAACGAAAGACATGACATCAAATGAGATTAGCATCCGTGAAAAGAACAGGAGGAAAACCATTCCCCGCGTGTATCTTAAGTtatgtttgtttcacaaaaaaaaatgagtgatttgaaaaaaaactttccaaaaaaatgatcgcttgtttAGTCTGAATTAATTAGTCAATGAGCTTTTTTTTGCTTGGATTATTGACAGtaatttctatctaatttttcgtgaataatgaaaataccttttttcaattatttctgTTAGTAATATAAGtgatcaattttaggaaaatgtatTCCAAGGCATTCATTTTGCTTGGAAAGAAACGCACCGATCATTTGAGGAAATTGAATAGTCTTGTAATCAAGGACGGATTTTGACCTAACATTTTGGAGGGCCAAATTCAACAAACATGCCCTCGTCTTTTAAGAAAAtgtatttcaaatcattcattttctttgaaaacaaaCAGTTGTAAGAATTTTAATAGTCTTGTGATCAAGGACGGATCTAAACCTAACATTTTGGATGGCCAAATTCAACATTATTTAGAGCATTAACCATGTTTATTAACCATGATGTGATTAGAAAcataactttctctctctttctttctttttttttcctagcttTGCACCCATTTTCTCTCGAGTCTCAAAGGTGGGGATCTGACGCCCCCCACCTCCCCTATTAGTATTCCCGAGTTGAAACGATGGCGACATTAATTAACTATACGTGTGAAATTCATAGCGATAGACGATTCATTGAATCACTTCTTGGTTGAGACAAAAAGAAGATAGGCGTTAATAAATGATTGCGATTTAACTGGAATAAAATTAAGTTGATCGAGTCCGACACAATCGGATCATGTATTTGTTTTCGACCATATCAAATTGGGGGAGCAAGCCTGAAAGTATATTAGGAACGATATCGACATTTAGTGAAGTGTCATTTACCAAGGGAAGAGCTAAATACATCGTTATCCCAAGCCATCAAATGCTAAATTACTATGTTACTATAGTTTCGGGGTCGAAGTATAATTTCTTGAAGTTTTGGGAGGGGGCATGGGACAACTTAGAAGCAATCACCGACACGTGTGCATCTAATCCGACGTGTCCATGTAAAAACTCTGAAATACTTGGGTCACGTTAATCCAAGCTTCCTCTATTTTAACCGATGTAAGAACAGAAAAACGAACCCAAAACAGGGCAAAGCTCTCCGTCTCAGCGCAACCGGGAGAAACCCTAATTTGTgagaatctctctcttctcctcaaTCGAATTTGATGTCTCTACATTCCTAAATCACCGTATACCATCTGCCGATTTCCAATTGTTTGCTTCGTGAAGCGCGGTAGTGGGTCCTCTACTATCATTAGGGTTTCCACTGTGGAGGCGCTTGATTTTTGTTGTTTGCCGCGTTTTCGTGTTTAATTGCCCGTGGCTACACGTTGTTAGGGTTCCCGTGTTGCGTTAATGTTCGgctgatttgggattttttattcCGTTTTTGGTTCATGTCCGCGAATAATCTATACTTTGCCACCTCAATTACTCGTCGGAATTTCGGGTGCTGATCGAGTTTTTCCTAGTTTATCGGGTTGGTGACAATCGATTTACTTTGTTTTAATTCTGTAGAATGAGGTGATTACTCCGAATACGGACTTGTTTATTGCGCTTATGCCACGAGTGAGCCGCCTTTATCCATTGCGTCTGCATCTGAGTTTTGTGGATTGATTTATCTACATTTGTCTAACAATTATGTATAATTGAACAGATTACTAGAAATGAGAATAGCTTCTTGTTCCCATTTAATGTGCGTGGGCGGTGGGCACGTTGAATATACGAATCTCTATCCCTTTTAAGTTCTTAAGTTCGCTGGTTCATAAATGATTTAATGCACTCGAAAGCGTGAGCTTGAGCTATGATTTCTTTCCATATTCTCATTCTAGATTTTCGCGATTTTTGAGTCAGCCAATCTCATGTTTGGTTGCTTTCTTTTGTCTTGCTTCTTGGCTTTGTGTGCAGATCTTTTGGGTAATTTTGTAATTGCCCCTTCTGATGGGCGCGCCAAAGCAAAAATGGACAGGGGAAGAGGAATCAGCGCTGAAAGCTGGGGTTATTAAGCATGGGGCTGGAAAATGGCGCACAATTCTCAAGGACCCTGAGTTTAGTGGCGTCTTGTATCTGCGCTCAAATGTCGACCTGAAGGTATGCGTAAGAACCTCAATCTCTATTTGTTGAACAAATGTTTGTTAGTTTCTTCGTCTAAAGGTTGCCTTCCAGTTTATTACAGAGCTGTTCGGCTTTCATGCTATGTAGGACAAGTGGAGAAACATGAGCGTGATGGCTAATGGTTGGGGTGCACGAGACAAGGCTAAGCTGACTGTTAAAAGAGTGAACCATGTGCCTAGACAGGAAGAGAGCTCTGCAGCTGCGAGGAATGCTGTCCAAAGCGATGAGGAAATGGTGGATATTAAAGATATTTCAGTTTCTGGTGATGCTCTGCACATTGATGGTCCAAAGCGATCTATTGTTAGGTCAGCCAGTCATTCTGCTTAATGATAAGACCTATAATGTAGTATGTGGCACTAGTGCGTTTTTTACTCCTCTATGCTAAGTTTGTACTTTCCTTATTCCTTGCTTCATTCATGCTAGGTCTTGTGGTTGTGATGCATCATAAATGCTAGAAGGCCTAGTTGCATGAGAAAGTTCTATGATTAGTGTGGTTCTGAAAATGGATATGATAGTTTAAAAGATCGATTATCCTCGAGGAAATGAGAGGAAGCATAAGCATGAATAGATAATACTTAAAAAGCAAGGCCTTCGAAGGTTGACGACAATAGTTTAATACGATGTTCTCACTTTTCTCGATATATATTTTGATCAATGTATCAACCCGTAGAATAAAAGTAAATAAAGGTGTGGTTGTTGATGCCAAAAGTATCATTTGCATAAGTGTTTCATATATTCAAATAACCTATCAGGTGAAAATAATCAAAGAGAAGCCCTACCTATTTGGGGGTTACAGGCTGTACGTTCTAGCCAGAGATTTTCATTCCTGTGAATATTTGTTGTCGAGGGGATCAAAACAATATGCAAGAACATGTAATGCACAGATACGCATCTAGTTTAATGTGTTGAGTACATCTCTTATTCTATTTAATTAAGAGCCTGGTCCGGGCATCTGGGCATCGGCTCAGAGCACGATATCCAGGCTGCATAACTTTACGATGGGTGACATACTTGGTTTGGAAAAGTTTCCTGATTTTGGGCGCTTGAGATTTGAGTGGAGGCTAATTACTTAAGGACTCTGCAGTTGTAGACTCGTGCAAATTCTTGACAAAACTTGCAACTACTTTTGTTGAAGTCGTATTTTTCATACGGGGAGTTTCTTGTTTTGCTATAATTTAGAGATAGGTGTACTATTGACTTCTCCCAGATCACATGACATATATTTGTGCTTAGTTGCATTTGTTTTTCCTGTATATGACAAAATGGGTATGATATTCATGgccttcttttgctttttgtgaGTCAGCGGAGGCCAAAATaggtcattttccttttatatgCCAATCAAGTGGCAGGATTTATTTGCTATATAGGTGGTTGGCATTGTTTGTCTTGTTTCTGTACATTGGAATCAGTTACTTGGGTTCTATCTATCTAAATCAGTGATGGAATTAATGTTTTCTgtgtttctcatttttatagGTTGGATAACCTTATAATTGATGCCATAAACAGTCTGAAGGAGCCCGGTGGTTCTAACAAAACAACAATTGCTACATTCATAGAGGTAGTTCTCTTCTTCGAAGATGAACTTTCCATGATGTGTTCTGTTCAGATTTCGTTGGGATCTATAACTGTCAGTATTCTGTGCAGCATGATGGATGGTAATGATGGGATGCAAATGCATTTTGATAGCTACTTTTTAGTTGTTGTATCGACACTGCCACAGTGAACCCTTTATGACGACTCATCCATTTTGACAGctagttttttattttgacccaaaaaaaaaacccctttaTGACGACTCATCCAATTTATCTGTTTATAATCATGTTTGAATTGATGCTATGGCTTTCATATTCACTTTTAGAATCCTTAAATGCCTTCTAAAATCCTGTTAAGTAAGAGCTGTTGCATTGCAAGTCTGTTACCTTTGTTAATAATCCTGTTACCTTTGTTAATAATCCTTTCGCTGGAGCTTTTCATGGAAGCATTTGCATGATGAAGTTTTAGCTTTTGCATCATTCCTTGACACTTCGTTAGGtgacatgttttcttttttttttttaattgaacagGACCAATATTGGGCACCTCCAAATTTCAAGAGGCTACTATCAGCAAAACTAAAGTACTTGATGtcaattggcaaattgattAAGGTAAATTGAAGCATTACTGTCTTGAGCTTAAAGTTTTTCATCACAATTCTGATTCCTAACTAAAAAGTTTTATCCCTACTGCTGGGGATGAACGTGTAAAACTTTTGTGGTCTTGGTCATGGATTACTGTTGGAAAATGCAAATTGGATTGGCCTCTTCACTTGGTTCctgctcttttcttttgtggttGCTACTCATTAGTGTGGTTGAGCACTTCTTCTGCTACGTCCTGCGATCCCTTTGCTGGTTTTTAATTCTTTCGTGTACTTCCAGTCAACTCCATTTTACAGATGCATCTTAGccatattttattgaaaagCCTTCTTGGTTGTTTCTTTCCGGGATAAGTGGTGACATGACATTGCCATATAGGTGAAACGCAAGTATAGGATTGCTCCTGGACCTGGCTCCCTTACTAGAAGAAGGACCTCTTCGATGTTTCTGTCTGATGGATGGAAGCTTCCATCAAAAGTGGATAgaaatgatggtgatgatgtgCTTACTGCAGCCCAGGTTGACTTGGAGTTGGCCAAGATGAGGACTATGACTCCAGAAGAAgctgctgctgcagctgctCGAGCAGTTGCTGAGGCTGAAGCTGCCATTGCCGCTGCTGAGGCAGCAGCTAAAGAGGCTGAAGCCGCTGAAGCTGATGCAGAAGCAGCACAGGCTTTTGCAGAAGCAGCGATGAAAACAATGAAAGGAAGAAATGCGCCAAAAGTGGTAGTGCTTGGATGTGCTTTCTAATCTTGTTATGGAGTATTTTACTTAGTATCACTCCAACCAACAATTTGCTGCAGTTGATGTGTTTATTTTCGTATAATGTACTAGGACCCATTGACCCGTGGCTTTCAAAATGCATGCTCAGTGATCAGTTTAGATTGGCATTTACTTTTGCATTACAACCGTTGCTAGCTTTGTTGGAGCTTCTGATCCTACTTACTTGGCTTCTGTTTTTCAAATGGTGCAGATGATTCGAGTATGACAGCATCTCTGTCGAGTGTAGATAGGAGCTAGGTGTTTTTGAGTTTTCCTGGATGAGAGCACATGTTTTGATAGTCTACTGGCATCTTCTATCGCTTGTACATATGTCGGAGATTATTCTATGCCCTGTTGATGCTGCCAACAAGTCTTTCATGCGTCGCAGTACTAAGCCACTGCATGTTGCAGTATTGGAGGTTCGAACTGATCGGATGATAGATATTGAGGTGCAGAAGTGAAGACAGCTGATATCTGCAGAGGGTTTTCGATTGTTCATTTCTTTTGCCAGTGTAGTTGAGAGGGATAGATTGGAGTGCTCTAATTTATTCTCGAGAGCAGCAAGGTGTACATTTTTCTTATCTCTAGGCGAATCTGTTGGCTTTTTGTGCCTTCTTGTTTTGAATGTGCTCTTTTCAGATTCTTTTATGGTGTACTAGGTGAAGTTTAGGCTGAAATTTTTCAGGCTACATAGCAGAAATTTCGTTAGTGAAGACCATTGAGGGCTGTATTTTATACCTTGTCATCTGTGACAAACTCAAGTGCTGCTTCAGATTGGGTTCCATCTAATTCATGGAAGAAATGACTCAGCCACCGCATGCATTCGGCTCTTAATGGGTGGTTGGCAAATGATTAGTAAACTATATCCAGAAAATATATGGATATTTTTCAACTTCTAGGCTATGTTGGGTAGTCAAGATAAATTaaggataggataaaatttatcctaatATGCATTTGATTTCTGCTCAAGACAGAATGAAATCAAGATATAAGTGGGATATAGTTCGGATAAAATTACAATATAAGAGTCAGTTTTttcaaataacaaacttcttaaattaataaattaagatAATATTTGAATGTGCATACTATTTGAATTGCAATAGAAAAAACTCAGAATaacaaaaaatagcaaaaagttcgttcttatttcaatttttatttatacatttgattttttctattttataacaTAAAATTCAATGATATATATATTCAATGTTTAtgtttattacatattttaatgtgaataatatttgaattgtaatataaaaaactcaaaataacaaaaaataacaaaagttcAACGGTAATGTTGTCtccgaacttttggtacatgttcaacttagtatttgatttatatgaaaatgttcaaggttgtctttgaacttgaattaatgcaATAATAACATTATTGAATacatatcaaaagttcatgtagcacattgaacaaattaaaagtttggaaGACGTTGCACAATGGGTTAAAAGTTTGGTAATCATATTGAGTAAATCAAAAGTTTGAGAACGACATGTCACACCGGACCAATGTTCCGAGACCTTTTGTGTAATTATCTTTGCAAATGAACGTATTTTAACAGAATCGTATTTCGaggtttttttggattttgttacTGCTGTACTCATGATAATCTCAAGAAAAGTTTAGTCGTGTACAAAGTATCTGGGGTCTTTAGACCCCAAAGGAAAAATAGCACCTTAATGTGATTCATCATAGTGGGCCCATCGATCATATAAACGAGTTTAAGAGAACTAAGATACGTGCACCATACATGATAACGCACCTATTATCATTAATGTAGGTCCAACCATTGTCCAACTCATATTTCCTTTTAGTCCTTTTAGTCTATTCGATGGCAATTATACCtattattaatattattttgataatatATAGTCACGATATACGTAAAATATTTACGAGCAAAATGTAGAGACAGACatgtataaaataaaatattatttcaaatagaTATACTCGTTGAAAatgaaagttaaaatttgtcGATTAAGATTGTATACTACGGTTTATTGAAACCGATTAATATTGTCATAATTTTGATATAGTTTGTCAAAGGTAAATTATGCAAATAATTTCTTtgaccaaaaaggaaatttatGAAAACAATTTCGcttgattcaaatgatgaaatttAAATTTATCTAAGCATATCGAATGAGACGTAATAATAAATAGGGGTTTAACATAATCCAATTTTAATGTTTTGCAGTAACGACGGATCTCGAAGATGAAGAGGAACACTAAAAGGGGATATTAAGAAAAGCATCCATCATTAAAATTGGTAAATTCGGAGTAGTCCAACGTCGGACGACCGTGCGAGCGagcgagggaggagagagagtcgTCATCTCTCCCTCTCGTACTGCTCAATTTCGTGTCGGAAGAACTCTGGGGTCGCGTCCTCCCTTCATCTCCAGGTAAATCGATGATTCGATTTCGGCATACGTTTGACCTAGAAGACGGGAAAGAGCGTGCCTTCTCTTTGATTCTAATGGTTCCTGATTCTTCTGGTGTTCAAGATTCCTGGCTAAGCTTTGCGGTTTATGCGAATTCGACTGAACTTTGCTGTGCTCCCGTTTACTCTGCTTTGTCTTGGCAGGTTCTTTTTGTTCAATTCAGTCTCTTTGAGCTACATCTTTTTCCATGGCTGAAAATTCTGGTGGCACCGAGCCTCTGTTGCTTCGCATCCAGCAGCTCGAGCGCGGTACGTTTGTCTTGCATTTTCGGTGTTAACTTTTCCATTTGGCCTGCGCTTTTTATTTCATGGGTGCGTCTTCAAGTGGGAGAATTCGCGTTTGCTTAATTTCGTATGTTTTCTCTGTAAAATTTTGATCTTTCCTCATTAGAAAGAAATGTCACGGTCGTGCTGGGATGTTGGAGAAGGCGGTGTCCACCCTTTGTCTCGGTTTTTGGATCTTTTAAGCTTCTTTTCACCCATACTTAGTATGAGGAAGCGAGAGAATTGATGGACACGATAGCTTTCTCATTTGGGTTTATGGTTGATGGAATCCCTTTATGCAGAGCGTGATGAGTTACGTAAAGATATCGAGCAACTATGTATGCAGCAAGCAGGGCCTGGCTATCTTGTTGTGGCTACTAAAATGCATTTTCAGAGGTAATTTTATTAACTCCTACGCTTGAGGTCGATGGCACTTATTTCCtcgtttcttcttcatcttttgcatttagcCTTCCAGGCTTTTTGTTGTCCTTTCTCTCCTCTTTGCTTGGGTGTACGGTAATCTCTACTTTAGATAGAGATATAAGAGATTTTATGCAATTACTGTGCCACTAGGACAGCTAGCTTGGAGCAGGAGATCGAGACTTTGAAAAAGAACCTAGCGTTATGCACAAGAGAAAATATAAATCTTCAAGAGGAGCTTTCAGAGGCATACAGAATCAAGGTGAAATGGTGACTTACTATAAGTCGGTTTATGATCTAATTTATGAGATTTACGAACTCACTTATCTTTGTCCATATTCAGAGCCAGCTGGCAGACTTACATAGTGCAGAAGTCACAAAGGTCTGCTTCGTTTCTTGATTCTTTGATTCTGccttattttgtgaaaattcgcATTACCTACAGCTTTCTGCAGAACCTGGAAGCTGAGAAGCAGCTAAAGTTTTTTCAAGGCTGTGTTGCTGCTGCTTTTGCTGAACGGGATCACTCAATAATGGAGGTCTTGAAATATTTTGACTTTTAGACAGAtttatcttcttccctttttaatAAATTGTGTTTGACTGTTGAGAATATTATGGATGAGTGGTATTGTTATTTGGTGGCAGGCAGAGAAGgctaaggaaaaagaagagaccATGTTACAGAAATTAAATGATGTTGAGAAGAGGTAATTTTACACCGGGGGTCTGGCTCATGTACCGTCACTTACGTATTTTGTGATTGGAGAAACATATTATAATGGCAGGCCACATATCGTTATaattatctaagaaaattggaAGGCTC
It encodes the following:
- the LOC115735599 gene encoding telomere repeat-binding factor 1; this encodes MGAPKQKWTGEEESALKAGVIKHGAGKWRTILKDPEFSGVLYLRSNVDLKDKWRNMSVMANGWGARDKAKLTVKRVNHVPRQEESSAAARNAVQSDEEMVDIKDISVSGDALHIDGPKRSIVRLDNLIIDAINSLKEPGGSNKTTIATFIEDQYWAPPNFKRLLSAKLKYLMSIGKLIKVKRKYRIAPGPGSLTRRRTSSMFLSDGWKLPSKVDRNDGDDVLTAAQVDLELAKMRTMTPEEAAAAAARAVAEAEAAIAAAEAAAKEAEAAEADAEAAQAFAEAAMKTMKGRNAPKVMIRV